Proteins found in one Apostichopus japonicus isolate 1M-3 chromosome 16, ASM3797524v1, whole genome shotgun sequence genomic segment:
- the LOC139983191 gene encoding uncharacterized protein, which yields MSTTNLFVITTILWCLMSGTVVSSDKCQSPQYLQLGKKGVISCSNPSGLYGAFWYNSTNVTSNDRPFISLGDGIISGPGHDSGEYVVQPNGSLVINEVSTKHNNIFGVTILATLDEDPIFEDVHVVVFNKPREPYPTIDATGCDQKSLCFLELNTASSLKCSVLRVGAVLDDLSWKLRTSSGDKQISSQSKAVTTSVNELQSYYTVVDISLQTSLSLRLFVCAARSNVSEVGYNESTILVESGTLEASREPLLVTLNERVVMNCGEDVLFFVWKKVGQTEEIIAFGTKIRSEVTMPGGFTLQSSSLVINTVKNPTLGTYTCVYSTDGVTTKFTSTDVTFQEEERRTGWIGVVVFFVLLVLLIIIGVVLYRWKEINSKDRRGTTASTQHQQQQQQHLLEPPKRVTEEELKALYKKAIISKDQTRATHDWIVKRLKEASERQVDIQKIILRDSFTSVEDNGVAINLSSGAVLPPLNTLNRLDFENEKWQQWDLTKLISILQYACSRSPPTEIKIERSLLPFKFENKLSTLQQKPLVEWQTGFAVAGILHLNYDTGQWEGKQLGPLNENVYYMLKEKANEEVTDQTEGAKLLEDSNHKQPPSDVKV from the exons ATGTCTACCACAAACCTTTTCGTGATCACTACTATCCTTTGGTGCCTAATGAGTG GAACGGTTGTCTCATCTGATAAGTGTCAGTCTCCGCAATATTTGCAATTAGGAAAGAAAGGTGTGATATCCTGCAGCAATCCTAGTGGTTTATATGGAGCCTTTTGGTACAACTCGACCAATGTGACTAGCAATGATCGACCATTTATCTCCCTCGGAGACGGCATCATATCTGGACCCGGACATGATTCTGGAGAATACGTTGTTCAACCTAATGGATCTCTTGTAATCAACGAAGTTTCTACCAAACATAATAATATTTTCGGAGTAACAATATTGGCGACTTTAGATGAAGATCCTATCTTTGAAGATGTTCATGTAGTTGTCTTTA ACAAACCACGTGAACCGTACCCTACCATTGATGCTACTGGATGTGACCAGAAATCTTTATGCTTTTTAGAATTAAACACTGCTTCAAGTTTAAAATGTAGTGTTTTACGAGTAGGTGCAGTATTAGATGATTTGTCGTGGAAGTTGAGAACTAGCAGTGGCGATAAACAGATCTCTTCTCAGTCGAAAGCTGTAACAACCAGTGTCAATGAGTTACAATCTTACTATACTGTTGTAGATATTTCGTTACAAACCTCTCTGTCATTACGTTTATTTGTCTGTGCAGCGAGAAGCAATGTGTCTGAGGTAGGTTACAATGAATCTACGATACTGGTTGAAAGCGGGACACTGGAAGCATCTAGGGAACCTCTGCTTGTAACTCTTAATGAAAGAGTGGTTATGAACTGCGGGGAAGATGTGTTATTCTTTGTATGGAAAAAAGTGGGTCAAACGGAAGAAATTATTGCATTTGGAACTAAAATTAGGAGTGAAGTTACGATGCCTGGTGGATTCACATTGCAAAGTAGCTCTCTGGTCATAAACACGGTTAAAAATCCTACATTGGGCACGTACACGTGTGTTTACAGCACTGACGGTGTTACAACGAAATTTACATCAACTGATGTAACTTTTCAGG AGGAGGAACGACGAACTGGTTGGATTGGTGTTGTTGTGTTCTTTGTGTTATTAGTGTTATTGATTATCATCGGAGTCGTCCTCTACCGATGGAaag AGATTAATTCCAAAGATCGACGGGGTACAACAGCATCAACACAACatcaacagcagcaacaacagcactTACTCGAACCTCCAAAAAGGGtgacagaagaagaattaaaag CCTTGTATAAGAAAGCTATAATTTCGAAAGACCAAACTCGAGCTACACACGATTGGATAGTGAAGAGGTTGAAGGAAGCATCTGAAAGACAG GTTGACATTCAAAAGATTATACTGCGAGACAGCTTCACGTCAGTTGAAGATAACGGTGTAGCTATTAATCTAAGCTCTGGAGCAGTTTTACCTCCGCTTAACACTTTGAACAGATTGGACTTTGAAAACGAAAAATGGCAACAATGGGACCTAACCAAATTGATAAGTATCCTGCAATATGCTTGTTCCAGAAGTCCACCGACCGAAATCAA GATTGAAAGAAGTCTGCTGCCCTTTAAATTTGAGAACAAGTTGAGCACGTTACAACAGAAGCCACTTG TCGAGTGGCAAACTGGTTTTGCAGTTGCAGGAATACTACATTTGAATTACGACACTGGACAATGGGAG GGTAAACAACTCGGTCCTCTGAACGAGAATGTATATTACATGCTT AAAGAGAAGGCAAATGAAGAAGTG ACCGACCAAACAGAAGG AGCAAAGCTTTTGGAAGACTCGAATCATAAGCAACCGCCATCCGAtgtgaaagtttga